The Bacteroidales bacterium genome includes a window with the following:
- a CDS encoding FAD-dependent oxidoreductase produces MATVVVLGAGISGHTAAAVLKKKLGRKHQVIVVSPSAYYQWIPSNIWVGVGEMTVDQVRFNLKKVYNRWGIDFRQAKATTIFPEGGNGHDRPFVTIAYTGEENRGKTENIGYDYLVNATGPKLDFEATEGLGPGKFSHSVCSCDHAASTWEALKACFARMERGEKLRFLIGTGHPAATCQGAAFEYALNVVYQIRKRGLQDRAEINWISNEYELGDFGMCGAFIKRGGYITPTKVFCESLFVEYGIHWIKRAGVLKVEEGIVHYETLQGEMKTISFDFAMLLPVFSGVGLKAYDKAGMDITAQLFASNGFMKVDADYSPKDFEDWSVDDWPSTYQTPSFANIFATGIAFAPPHQISKPLKSPSGTLITPAPPRTGMPSGVIGKIVAQNIVDWIKSGRTEFKHRASMGRMGAACIVSAGFGMIKGNAATMTVFPIVPDWQKYPQWGRDISYTVGEMGLAGHWIKLFLHYMFLHKAKGYPFWWLLPE; encoded by the coding sequence ATGGCAACTGTCGTGGTGCTGGGAGCGGGTATTTCGGGTCACACCGCCGCTGCCGTTCTTAAAAAAAAGCTGGGCAGGAAGCACCAGGTCATTGTGGTGAGCCCTTCGGCTTATTATCAATGGATTCCCTCCAATATATGGGTGGGTGTCGGAGAGATGACAGTGGACCAGGTTCGGTTTAACTTGAAAAAAGTATATAACCGGTGGGGAATAGATTTCAGACAGGCGAAAGCCACCACGATTTTCCCGGAAGGTGGCAACGGGCATGATCGCCCCTTTGTCACCATCGCGTATACCGGTGAGGAGAATCGGGGTAAGACCGAAAACATTGGATACGATTATCTCGTAAATGCTACGGGTCCCAAATTGGACTTTGAGGCTACAGAAGGTCTTGGTCCGGGTAAGTTCAGCCATTCTGTCTGTTCTTGTGATCACGCAGCTTCCACCTGGGAAGCGTTGAAAGCATGTTTTGCGCGAATGGAGAGGGGTGAAAAACTTCGCTTTTTGATCGGTACAGGGCATCCGGCAGCAACCTGCCAGGGAGCTGCCTTTGAATATGCACTGAATGTGGTTTATCAGATCAGGAAGAGAGGGTTGCAGGATCGTGCTGAAATCAATTGGATTTCAAACGAATATGAACTTGGCGACTTTGGAATGTGCGGTGCATTCATCAAACGGGGAGGGTATATTACACCAACCAAGGTTTTTTGTGAATCTCTGTTTGTTGAATATGGCATTCACTGGATCAAAAGGGCCGGGGTTCTGAAGGTTGAAGAAGGGATCGTGCATTATGAAACCCTTCAAGGGGAAATGAAGACCATTTCCTTTGATTTTGCGATGTTGCTTCCTGTTTTTTCGGGCGTTGGCCTGAAAGCATACGATAAAGCGGGTATGGACATTACCGCGCAGCTTTTTGCCTCCAATGGTTTCATGAAAGTGGATGCCGATTATTCACCAAAGGATTTTGAAGACTGGTCGGTTGACGACTGGCCATCAACCTATCAAACCCCTTCCTTTGCGAATATCTTTGCAACGGGTATTGCTTTTGCTCCTCCGCATCAGATATCCAAGCCATTGAAGAGTCCGAGCGGCACCCTGATAACGCCTGCACCTCCAAGGACAGGCATGCCCTCGGGTGTCATCGGGAAAATCGTGGCACAGAATATCGTTGACTGGATCAAATCAGGACGTACTGAATTCAAGCATAGGGCTTCCATGGGCAGAATGGGTGCAGCCTGCATTGTTTCAGCGGGATTTGGGATGATCAAAGGAAATGCAGCCACCATGACCGTTTTCCCTATCGTTCCTGACTGGCAAAAATACCCCCAGTGGGGCAGGGATATCAGTTATACCGTTGGTGAAATGGGTCTGGCCGGCCACTGGATCAAGCTGTTCCTGCATTATATGTTCCTTCACAAGGCAAAAGGCTATCCTTTCTGGTGGCTCTTGCCTGAATAA
- a CDS encoding ABC transporter ATP-binding protein, which yields MNFRQLIKKLFPFTKPYTNIIVYTLLLTFIGSFAAQVNAFIIKYTVDSISDLMVAQQPLREGFYLLTVISIILISKEVVYSLVKFGQKFFGEKLRILISRDLSQTIVEKVLTYRMAFYTSPQNESGKLQTRIDLGVTSLTRLVQNFFIDILPLFTTAIVALVVMFSANFYVGLVGLMMIPIYFYVSQLQAKKLSGFRRRMRTYRETRSNLIINLIESINVIKSFVREPIEADRNRKIQYDMTENQMATRKTGFLFDSIKSLLEQIGVVAVIILTAYFVLNSQMTIGAIMFHIMLFNNVSAPIRQLHRIYDEVSDAMVYSEGFFDILESDHETERTGTYKPSSINGLLEIKNVSFTYPNGTQALKDINFSIKPNQISALVGLSGAGKSTVINLLDKFYEPSEGNIYLDGVDLQDYDTEFLRTHIGLVLQKNHIFKGTITENILYGNPSASEAEVIEAAKKASIHDQIMELPKGYASEAHLLSGGQQQRIAIARLFLKDPPIIFLDEPTANLDAIAAEQIKISLDAIKKDRTVIIISHSLPQIIDATHIVVLEKGKVVEDGDHDDLYDLKGVYFSIFNAMANSMNFKKIKDSLEY from the coding sequence ATGAACTTTCGCCAGCTGATCAAAAAATTATTTCCTTTCACAAAGCCGTATACGAACATCATCGTCTACACCCTGTTGCTGACGTTTATCGGCTCCTTTGCAGCACAGGTCAATGCGTTCATCATAAAATACACGGTTGACTCCATCAGCGACCTGATGGTGGCACAACAGCCCCTTCGTGAGGGATTCTATCTGCTGACCGTGATCAGCATCATTCTGATCTCCAAGGAAGTTGTTTACTCCCTGGTGAAGTTCGGGCAGAAGTTCTTCGGGGAAAAACTCAGGATCCTCATCAGCCGGGACCTTTCGCAAACCATTGTCGAAAAGGTCCTCACCTACCGCATGGCTTTCTATACCTCACCACAGAATGAAAGCGGCAAGCTCCAGACACGCATTGACCTTGGGGTCACCAGCCTGACCCGGCTGGTGCAGAACTTCTTCATTGACATCTTACCGCTGTTCACCACAGCCATCGTTGCCCTGGTGGTGATGTTCAGTGCCAACTTCTATGTGGGGCTGGTCGGGCTGATGATGATACCCATTTATTTTTATGTCAGCCAGTTACAGGCTAAGAAACTAAGCGGTTTCCGGAGAAGAATGCGCACCTACCGCGAAACCAGGAGCAACCTGATCATCAACCTGATCGAATCCATCAATGTCATCAAATCCTTTGTCAGGGAACCCATTGAGGCCGACAGAAACCGGAAGATCCAGTACGATATGACTGAGAACCAGATGGCCACCCGCAAAACCGGATTCCTGTTCGACAGCATTAAAAGCCTTCTGGAGCAGATCGGTGTGGTGGCCGTCATCATCCTGACTGCCTATTTTGTTTTGAACAGCCAGATGACGATCGGTGCCATCATGTTCCATATCATGCTGTTCAACAATGTTTCGGCTCCCATCCGGCAATTGCACCGCATCTACGATGAAGTAAGCGATGCAATGGTCTATTCGGAAGGATTTTTCGACATCCTGGAGTCGGATCACGAGACGGAACGAACGGGTACCTATAAGCCCTCATCCATCAACGGCCTGCTGGAAATCAAAAACGTCAGTTTTACGTATCCAAATGGTACACAAGCACTTAAAGATATCAATTTTTCAATCAAACCCAACCAGATCTCGGCCTTGGTCGGGCTGAGTGGTGCGGGTAAAAGTACCGTCATCAACCTGCTGGACAAATTCTACGAGCCATCGGAAGGAAATATCTATCTGGATGGGGTTGACCTGCAGGATTACGATACGGAGTTCCTGAGAACCCATATCGGACTTGTCCTGCAAAAGAATCATATCTTTAAGGGAACGATCACGGAAAATATCCTTTACGGCAATCCCTCCGCCTCCGAAGCGGAGGTTATTGAAGCGGCCAAAAAAGCGTCCATACACGACCAGATCATGGAGTTGCCAAAAGGATACGCTTCCGAAGCACATTTGCTTTCGGGCGGTCAGCAACAACGTATTGCCATTGCCAGGCTGTTTCTCAAGGATCCCCCCATCATTTTTCTGGATGAACCTACGGCCAACCTGGATGCCATAGCTGCCGAGCAGATCAAGATCAGCCTGGATGCCATCAAGAAGGACCGTACCGTTATCATCATTTCTCACAGCCTCCCCCAAATCATTGACGCAACCCATATTGTCGTTCTGGAAAAGGGAAAAGTCGTGGAAGACGGCGACCACGATGACCTCTATGATCTGAAGGGTGTCTATTTCTCCATTTTCAATGCGATGGCCAACAGCATGAATTTCAAAAAAATTAAAGATTCACTGGAATATTAA
- the hcp gene encoding hydroxylamine reductase, which yields MFCNQCQETAHNTGCTINGLCGKKADTANMQDLLVYACQGLAFATIEARKKGISTNAESKHITNCLFTTITNANFDDRAILQAIRNCIGFRDQLKKKVTVSGDHDSIHWYAVSDDEFYKKAGTVGILTYDTDEDVRALKQYALYGLKGMAAYVEHAFNLGFEQDDLYDFMEQTLVMITRPMDLNSMLEWILRTGEHGVKAMALLDKANTSTYGNPEITKVSIGVGKNPGILVSGHDLKDLEQLLIQTEGKGIDIYTHSEMLPSHAYPSLKKYRNLAGNYGNAWHRQLEEFETFNGPILFTTNCLVPPRKATTYNDRVFTTGATGMPEWKRIDKRLPNGHKDFSEIIELAKKCPPPTEIEKGEITIGFAHEQVLALAGKILEAIHSGAIKRLVVMSGCDARQKTREYYTEFARQLPADTVILTSGCAKYRYNKLDLGTINGIPRVLDAGQCNDSYSWAFVALKLKEVLNLDDINQLPIVFNIAWYEQKAIIVHLALLYLGIKNTHIGPTLPGFLTPKLLKIIQEKFGVQTIKNVKEDLELFKLN from the coding sequence ATGTTTTGTAATCAATGTCAGGAAACGGCCCATAACACAGGCTGCACCATTAACGGACTGTGCGGTAAAAAAGCTGATACTGCCAATATGCAGGACTTACTGGTGTATGCATGCCAGGGACTTGCTTTCGCCACGATCGAAGCCCGTAAAAAAGGGATCTCAACCAATGCGGAGAGCAAACATATCACCAATTGTCTTTTCACCACCATCACCAATGCCAATTTCGATGACAGGGCCATCCTGCAGGCGATCAGGAATTGCATTGGATTTCGTGATCAGCTGAAGAAAAAGGTGACCGTCAGCGGAGATCATGATTCCATACACTGGTATGCCGTCAGCGACGATGAATTCTACAAAAAAGCCGGAACGGTCGGTATCCTGACTTATGATACCGATGAAGATGTTCGTGCCTTAAAACAATACGCCCTGTACGGCCTTAAAGGAATGGCTGCCTATGTGGAGCACGCTTTCAACCTGGGATTTGAGCAGGATGACCTGTACGATTTCATGGAGCAGACCCTGGTGATGATCACCCGGCCCATGGATTTAAACAGCATGCTGGAATGGATTCTGCGCACGGGTGAGCACGGCGTAAAAGCCATGGCCCTGCTGGATAAGGCAAATACCTCTACCTATGGGAATCCCGAGATAACGAAGGTCAGCATCGGGGTGGGCAAAAATCCCGGGATCCTGGTCAGCGGCCACGACCTGAAAGACCTTGAGCAGCTGCTGATCCAGACGGAAGGTAAAGGCATTGACATCTATACACATTCCGAGATGCTGCCTTCGCACGCATACCCGTCCCTGAAAAAATACAGAAACCTGGCTGGGAATTACGGAAATGCATGGCACCGTCAGCTGGAAGAATTTGAAACCTTCAACGGCCCCATTCTTTTTACGACCAACTGCCTGGTTCCGCCCCGGAAAGCCACTACTTACAATGACCGTGTTTTCACGACCGGGGCCACAGGCATGCCGGAATGGAAACGTATTGATAAAAGACTTCCCAACGGCCACAAAGATTTTTCGGAGATCATCGAACTCGCAAAAAAATGCCCACCCCCGACCGAAATTGAAAAAGGTGAAATCACCATCGGATTTGCGCACGAGCAGGTTTTAGCCCTTGCCGGTAAGATCCTCGAAGCCATCCATTCAGGAGCGATCAAAAGGCTGGTGGTCATGTCAGGCTGCGATGCACGTCAGAAAACACGTGAATACTATACCGAATTTGCAAGACAACTTCCCGCTGATACGGTCATTCTGACTTCCGGCTGCGCAAAGTACCGTTACAACAAACTCGACCTGGGGACCATCAATGGCATTCCAAGAGTGCTGGATGCCGGTCAGTGCAATGATTCATACTCGTGGGCCTTTGTGGCCCTCAAATTAAAGGAGGTGCTGAACCTGGATGACATCAACCAGCTGCCCATCGTTTTCAACATTGCCTGGTACGAGCAGAAAGCCATCATCGTCCATCTTGCCCTGCTTTACCTGGGCATTAAAAATACGCACATCGGGCCCACACTGCCGGGCTTCCTGACGCCCAAACTGTTGAAAATCATTCAGGAAAAATTTGGAGTGCAGACGATCAAAAACGTTAAGGAGGACCTGGAACTTTTTAAATTGAATTAA
- a CDS encoding cation diffusion facilitator family transporter has translation MSHQSESIKSILFALLANLGIAITKTVAAVITGSGAMLAEAIHSYADCGNQGLLFWGLKASKKRPDPDHPLGYGKEIYFWSFIVALILFSMGGLFSIYEGVHKLHVHEGLKNPIIAIVVLAVSMVFEAASLYGCVTQINKIRGKVPVWKWIKTSRQSELVVVFGEDNAALLGLAFALVSVLLAMVTGNPVFDAVGSIGIGALLIIISFFLAVKVKSLLIGQSTGEETRIEIENVLAVRPEIEEILNLITIQLGPQIMVAVKAKMKDVGSTGELIRNINACESALKKENAAIQWVFFEPDFEQ, from the coding sequence ATGTCCCATCAAAGCGAATCTATAAAATCCATTCTGTTTGCCCTGCTGGCGAACCTGGGAATTGCCATCACCAAGACGGTGGCTGCGGTCATAACCGGTTCGGGAGCCATGCTGGCCGAAGCGATCCACTCTTATGCCGATTGCGGCAACCAGGGCCTGCTGTTCTGGGGACTGAAAGCTTCCAAAAAAAGACCGGATCCAGACCATCCCCTGGGATACGGAAAAGAGATCTACTTCTGGTCGTTCATCGTGGCCCTGATCCTGTTCAGCATGGGGGGGCTGTTTTCCATATACGAAGGTGTCCATAAACTCCACGTTCACGAGGGATTGAAAAATCCCATCATCGCCATCGTGGTCCTGGCCGTTAGCATGGTTTTCGAGGCTGCATCGCTTTATGGCTGCGTGACGCAAATCAATAAAATAAGAGGGAAGGTCCCGGTCTGGAAATGGATCAAGACCAGTCGCCAGAGCGAACTGGTTGTCGTTTTCGGAGAGGACAATGCAGCCCTGCTGGGCCTGGCGTTCGCCCTGGTCTCTGTCCTGCTGGCGATGGTCACCGGCAATCCGGTCTTTGACGCTGTTGGAAGCATCGGAATCGGCGCCTTGCTGATTATCATCTCATTTTTCCTGGCCGTCAAAGTTAAAAGTTTACTGATCGGGCAAAGTACGGGTGAGGAAACCCGCATAGAAATCGAAAACGTGCTGGCAGTCCGGCCTGAAATCGAGGAGATCCTCAACCTGATCACCATCCAGCTGGGCCCTCAGATCATGGTCGCAGTAAAAGCGAAAATGAAAGACGTGGGTTCCACCGGGGAGCTGATCCGCAACATCAACGCGTGTGAGTCGGCTTTGAAAAAAGAAAATGCTGCCATTCAATGGGTATTTTTTGAGCCCGACTTTGAACAATGA
- a CDS encoding helix-hairpin-helix domain-containing protein, which translates to MTEKTDNLLSIPGIGKSIARDLHILGIHRVQDLIGQDPEALYHDLCAEYKKRIDPCVLYTFRCAVYYAENDKHDPELLKWWNWKSQTK; encoded by the coding sequence ATGACTGAAAAAACTGATAATTTGTTATCCATCCCCGGGATCGGTAAAAGCATTGCCCGGGACCTGCATATTCTTGGCATTCATCGCGTTCAGGATTTAATAGGCCAGGATCCGGAAGCATTGTACCATGATCTGTGTGCCGAGTATAAAAAAAGGATTGATCCCTGCGTATTGTACACATTCCGGTGTGCAGTATATTATGCTGAGAACGATAAGCACGATCCGGAATTACTGAAATGGTGGAACTGGAAAAGCCAAACCAAATAA
- a CDS encoding Txe/YoeB family addiction module toxin, whose amino-acid sequence MKYVFVDESWEDYIYWQKTDKKILDRINSLVKDISRNPYTGLGKPEPLKFKYQGFWSKKINEEHRLIYRVGDDEIQIAKCRFHYD is encoded by the coding sequence ATGAAATATGTTTTCGTTGATGAATCCTGGGAGGATTATATTTACTGGCAAAAAACCGATAAAAAAATTCTTGACAGAATTAATTCTTTAGTGAAGGATATTTCCCGGAATCCTTATACCGGCCTTGGAAAACCAGAGCCTTTAAAATTTAAGTATCAAGGATTTTGGTCCAAAAAAATTAATGAAGAGCACCGGTTGATATATAGGGTTGGCGATGATGAGATACAAATTGCCAAATGCAGGTTTCATTACGACTAA
- a CDS encoding type II toxin-antitoxin system Phd/YefM family antitoxin, with amino-acid sequence MLTTTISEFRKDIKRYLDTVTRNFETLIINRGKDTGVVIMSLDEYNSLKATYHELSSKINEQRLDSAIEKLKKGSSFQKDLIEP; translated from the coding sequence ATGTTAACAACCACCATTTCCGAATTCCGTAAAGACATTAAACGGTATCTTGATACTGTGACCCGAAATTTTGAGACTTTAATTATCAATCGCGGGAAAGACACAGGCGTAGTGATTATGTCATTGGATGAGTATAATTCGCTTAAGGCAACGTATCATGAATTATCGTCCAAAATCAACGAGCAGCGTTTGGATTCAGCAATTGAAAAATTGAAAAAGGGATCATCGTTTCAAAAAGATCTGATTGAGCCATGA